Proteins co-encoded in one Kutzneria chonburiensis genomic window:
- a CDS encoding M1 family metallopeptidase: protein MRVGKVAALLAVAALCVACTPAAKTTENGVEGTAGARTANDPYYPTSGNGGYHASNYVVAITYDPQSHHLDGDTTITAKAGQNLSEFSLDLVGMEVRTVTVDGQEAQTERADDKLVIKPAEAIANGSTFSVEVQYGGVPNAVKSKKLGSEGWQISSSGGAFAAGEPHSAATWYPVNDTPTDKASFHLAAKVPDGWSVISNGLAGQNESAGGWTTYRWDEPDPIASYLTTVGIDHWTMTSGKLADGTPVVSAFAPGADDKKALEARLPEILDFLSGKFGKYPQDAAGGIFLADKISFSLETQTRPIYAKWTDLSTIVHENAHQWWGDSVSVQQWKDVCLNECLASYAQWLWSEAKEGANLDDTYRKAVQKGQQLFAGKLYDMGAGNEFGAVYTKGPMAMHALRRTIGDDAFFTVLKTWPALHREGNATWPAFEAYVQQISGKDLKGFFDAWFRGTTQPADQYLWPGTLKP, encoded by the coding sequence ATGCGGGTTGGGAAAGTGGCGGCGCTGCTGGCGGTCGCGGCGCTGTGCGTGGCCTGCACGCCGGCGGCGAAAACGACGGAGAACGGCGTGGAGGGCACGGCCGGCGCGCGGACGGCGAACGACCCGTACTACCCGACCAGCGGGAACGGCGGCTACCACGCCTCGAACTACGTCGTGGCGATCACCTACGACCCGCAGTCGCACCACCTGGACGGCGACACCACGATCACGGCCAAGGCCGGGCAGAACCTGAGCGAGTTCAGCCTCGACCTGGTCGGCATGGAGGTCCGCACGGTGACGGTGGACGGCCAGGAGGCGCAGACCGAACGGGCCGACGACAAGCTGGTGATCAAGCCGGCGGAGGCCATCGCCAACGGCAGCACCTTCAGCGTTGAAGTGCAGTACGGCGGCGTGCCGAACGCGGTGAAGTCGAAGAAGCTGGGCTCGGAAGGCTGGCAGATCTCCAGCAGCGGCGGCGCTTTCGCGGCGGGCGAACCACATTCGGCGGCCACCTGGTATCCGGTCAACGACACGCCGACGGACAAGGCGTCCTTCCACCTGGCGGCCAAGGTGCCGGACGGCTGGAGTGTGATCTCCAACGGCCTGGCCGGCCAGAACGAGTCGGCCGGCGGCTGGACGACCTACCGCTGGGACGAGCCCGATCCGATCGCCTCGTACCTGACCACGGTCGGCATCGACCACTGGACGATGACCAGCGGCAAGCTGGCCGACGGCACGCCGGTGGTGTCGGCCTTCGCCCCCGGCGCCGACGACAAGAAGGCGCTGGAGGCCCGGTTGCCGGAGATCCTCGACTTCCTGTCGGGCAAGTTCGGCAAGTACCCGCAGGACGCCGCCGGTGGCATCTTCCTGGCCGACAAGATCAGCTTCTCGCTGGAGACGCAGACCCGGCCGATCTACGCGAAGTGGACCGACCTGAGCACGATCGTGCACGAGAACGCCCACCAGTGGTGGGGCGACTCGGTGTCGGTCCAGCAGTGGAAGGACGTCTGCCTCAACGAGTGCCTGGCCAGCTACGCCCAATGGCTGTGGTCGGAGGCCAAGGAGGGCGCGAACCTCGACGACACGTACCGCAAGGCCGTGCAGAAGGGCCAGCAGCTCTTCGCCGGCAAGCTCTACGACATGGGCGCCGGCAACGAGTTCGGCGCCGTCTACACCAAGGGCCCCATGGCCATGCACGCCCTGCGCCGCACCATCGGCGACGATGCCTTCTTCACGGTTCTCAAGACCTGGCCGGCGTTGCACCGCGAGGGCAACGCCACCTGGCCCGCGTTCGAGGCGTACGTGCAGCAGATCAGCGGCAAGGACCTGAAGGGCTTCTTCGACGCCTGGTTCCGCGGCACCACCCAGCCCGCCGACCAGTACCTCTGGCCCGGCACCCTCAAGCCCTGA
- a CDS encoding alpha/beta fold hydrolase, which translates to MFDVVEFGGSGPGIVLLHGLMGRATTWWPVARWLVRYGRVVGLDARGHGRNTHRGGVWRTEDFASDAAAVIRRLDLGPSVVIGHSMGGLHALVLAALEPSLVRGVVVEDFAPDQRGRTVDPWRAEFSRWPAFQSLAHVRSFFGPVGDYFVECFEERSDGYHLIADLDDLYRIAAEWGRRDYWPFVDRVQAPLLVIEAEHTFMPAGQQAAMASRAVDGRHILVEGAGHLVQLSTPAVYRGAVEAFLSELLDS; encoded by the coding sequence GTGTTCGATGTCGTCGAGTTCGGCGGCTCCGGCCCCGGGATCGTGTTGTTGCACGGCCTGATGGGCCGAGCCACCACGTGGTGGCCGGTGGCCCGGTGGCTGGTCCGCTACGGGCGGGTGGTCGGTCTCGATGCGCGGGGACACGGTCGTAATACGCACCGCGGTGGCGTTTGGCGCACCGAGGACTTCGCTTCCGATGCCGCCGCCGTGATCCGCCGCCTTGACCTTGGCCCTTCCGTCGTCATCGGCCATTCCATGGGCGGTCTGCACGCCCTCGTCCTCGCCGCCCTCGAGCCTTCCCTCGTGCGCGGCGTCGTCGTCGAGGACTTCGCCCCCGATCAGCGTGGCCGCACCGTCGACCCTTGGCGGGCCGAGTTCTCCCGTTGGCCCGCTTTCCAGTCCCTGGCCCACGTCCGGTCGTTCTTCGGCCCCGTCGGCGACTACTTCGTCGAGTGCTTCGAGGAGCGTTCCGACGGCTACCACCTCATCGCCGACCTCGACGACCTCTACCGCATCGCCGCCGAATGGGGCCGCCGCGACTACTGGCCCTTCGTCGACCGCGTTCAGGCCCCTCTGCTCGTCATCGAGGCCGAGCACACCTTCATGCCCGCCGGCCAGCAGGCCGCCATGGCCTCCCGTGCTGTGGACGGCCGCCACATCCTGGTCGAAGGCGCCGGCCACCTCGTCCAGCTCAGCACCCCCGCCGTCTACCGCGGCGCCGTCGAGGCCTTCCTCTCTGAGCTGCTGGACAGCTGA
- a CDS encoding nucleotidyl transferase AbiEii/AbiGii toxin family protein → MTCLGPSFDPEELAGRKLIALFDRAAARDFSDVHALAARYGKRLLMDRAAEVDAGFDPGVLAQMFAKLSRIGDRNIPVAPADVPALRAFFAEWAAELNSAS, encoded by the coding sequence GTGACGTGTCTGGGGCCAAGCTTCGATCCGGAGGAACTCGCTGGTCGAAAGCTGATCGCTCTGTTCGACCGAGCGGCAGCACGAGATTTCAGCGATGTTCACGCGCTGGCGGCCCGCTATGGCAAACGGCTACTCATGGATCGAGCAGCTGAGGTCGATGCCGGGTTTGACCCGGGAGTGCTGGCTCAGATGTTCGCCAAGCTAAGCCGGATCGGCGACAGGAACATTCCCGTCGCTCCTGCCGATGTGCCTGCCCTGCGCGCCTTCTTCGCCGAGTGGGCGGCGGAGTTGAACTCGGCGAGCTGA
- a CDS encoding helix-turn-helix domain-containing protein: MSLLADARMAAGMSQSELARRAHTSQPTLSAYENGRTSPTLDTAARLLAETGHHLTIDADVTFAQLLTKRGRPFWVPSHLPRLPLRQALATVTLPLHLNWSTPGARFDLRDRPERLLCYEIVLREGKPADILTYVDGALLVDLWPEMVLPRDIRDAWDQVVEVVQERA; this comes from the coding sequence ATGAGCTTGCTCGCGGACGCCCGGATGGCGGCCGGCATGAGCCAGAGCGAACTTGCCCGACGCGCTCACACGTCGCAGCCCACACTGTCCGCGTACGAAAACGGTCGGACGTCCCCAACGCTGGACACCGCTGCACGCCTGCTCGCAGAGACCGGCCACCATCTCACGATCGACGCCGACGTCACGTTCGCCCAGCTGCTCACCAAACGAGGTCGACCATTCTGGGTTCCCAGCCACTTGCCTCGGCTTCCGCTGCGCCAGGCGCTGGCGACAGTGACGCTGCCGCTTCACCTGAACTGGTCGACCCCAGGAGCTCGGTTTGATTTGCGTGATCGACCGGAACGTCTTCTCTGCTACGAGATAGTGCTTCGTGAAGGCAAGCCCGCGGACATCCTCACGTACGTCGACGGGGCGTTGCTCGTCGATCTCTGGCCAGAAATGGTGCTGCCCCGTGACATCCGCGATGCGTGGGACCAAGTCGTCGAGGTTGTCCAAGAACGTGCATGA
- a CDS encoding 2'-5' RNA ligase family protein translates to MAQALEFFFDGEADTTVRGLWQRLERAGVPSLATRSHRRHRPHVTFALGGAFTRQTRADLAAELNLLALPSIWLYTLGTFPTAENNLVLTAVVDNELLAVHSAVHDVLAKKVKNPVAYYLPGSWVPHCALAQEIDTPTLAAGIAALHPVQPIRAKVDEVGITDTATGEVDVLFTR, encoded by the coding sequence ATGGCACAGGCCCTGGAGTTCTTCTTCGACGGCGAGGCCGACACCACCGTGCGGGGGCTGTGGCAGCGGCTGGAACGGGCCGGCGTGCCGAGCCTGGCGACCCGCAGCCACCGCCGCCACCGGCCCCACGTCACCTTCGCCCTCGGCGGCGCCTTCACCCGCCAGACCCGTGCCGACCTGGCCGCCGAGCTGAACCTGCTGGCCCTGCCCAGCATCTGGCTCTACACCCTCGGCACCTTCCCCACCGCCGAGAACAACCTCGTGCTCACCGCCGTCGTCGACAACGAGCTGCTGGCCGTCCACTCGGCCGTGCACGACGTGTTGGCCAAGAAGGTCAAGAACCCGGTCGCCTACTACCTGCCCGGCTCCTGGGTCCCGCACTGCGCCCTGGCCCAGGAGATCGACACCCCCACCCTGGCCGCCGGCATCGCCGCCCTGCACCCGGTCCAGCCGATCCGGGCCAAGGTGGACGAGGTCGGCATCACCGACACCGCCACCGGCGAGGTGGACGTCCTGTTCACGAGGTAG
- a CDS encoding Prokaryotic metallothionein: MATCDVCGNDYWMAFEIRTVSGESHWFDSFECAMEKLAPRCERCNCRIVGHGVEVEGRFYCCAHCARAVAELGNQIRDAVGVRPV; this comes from the coding sequence ATGGCGACCTGCGATGTCTGCGGCAACGACTACTGGATGGCGTTCGAGATCCGGACCGTGAGCGGCGAGAGCCACTGGTTCGACTCCTTCGAGTGCGCGATGGAGAAGCTGGCGCCGCGGTGCGAGCGGTGCAACTGCCGCATCGTCGGGCACGGCGTCGAGGTCGAGGGCCGGTTCTACTGCTGCGCCCACTGCGCCCGGGCCGTGGCCGAGCTGGGCAACCAGATCCGTGACGCGGTGGGGGTGCGCCCGGTCTGA
- a CDS encoding A/G-specific adenine glycosylase has translation MVAADTLLSWFDDTARDLPWRRPECTAWGVLVSEIMLQQTPVSRVEPIWHEWMARWPVPSALAAASQGDVVRAWGKLGYPRRALRLHEAASAIATLHGDVVPSDVDTLLALPGIGAYTARAVAAFAYGQRCPVVDTNVRRVVARAVHGAGDAGPPSTTRDMADVEALLPVVDSVAARYSAALMELGALVCTARTPRCADCPVFATCAWQLAGRPAYAGPVKAVQKFAGTDRQVRGRLLDVLRGAPGPVTRSALDAAWSEPGQRDRCLDSLLVDGLIEQTDTGLFALPGEH, from the coding sequence ATGGTTGCCGCCGACACACTGCTGAGCTGGTTCGACGACACGGCGCGGGATCTGCCGTGGCGACGGCCCGAGTGCACCGCCTGGGGCGTGCTGGTCAGCGAGATCATGCTCCAGCAGACCCCGGTGTCCCGGGTCGAGCCGATCTGGCACGAGTGGATGGCGCGGTGGCCGGTGCCTTCGGCATTGGCCGCCGCCAGCCAGGGCGATGTAGTACGGGCATGGGGCAAGCTCGGTTACCCCCGGCGGGCCCTCCGCCTGCACGAGGCCGCTTCCGCCATCGCCACCTTGCATGGTGACGTCGTCCCTTCCGACGTCGACACCCTGCTCGCCTTGCCCGGCATCGGCGCGTACACCGCTCGCGCCGTCGCCGCTTTCGCTTATGGGCAGCGGTGTCCCGTCGTCGACACCAACGTCCGCCGCGTCGTCGCCCGGGCCGTCCATGGCGCCGGCGACGCCGGGCCGCCGTCCACCACCCGCGACATGGCCGACGTCGAGGCTTTGTTGCCGGTCGTCGACTCCGTCGCCGCCCGCTACTCCGCCGCCCTCATGGAGCTCGGCGCCCTCGTCTGCACCGCCCGGACGCCCCGTTGCGCCGACTGTCCCGTCTTCGCCACCTGCGCTTGGCAGCTCGCCGGTCGTCCCGCCTACGCCGGCCCCGTCAAGGCCGTGCAGAAGTTCGCCGGCACCGACCGCCAGGTCCGTGGCCGCCTCCTCGACGTCCTCCGCGGCGCCCCCGGCCCCGTCACCCGCTCCGCCCTCGACGCCGCTTGGTCCGAGCCTGGTCAACGCGACCGCTGCCTCGACTCCCTGCTCGTCGACGGCCTCATCGAGCAGACCGACACCGGCCTCTTCGCCCTCCCGGGCGAACACTGA
- a CDS encoding beta-class carbonic anhydrase, with product MTAIDELLERNAALVDRTRGDRSSASPSLHIAVLTCMDARIRVFELFGLQQGEAHVLRNGGGVVTDDVIRSLALSQRKLGTREIMLVQHTSCGLSMTTDDEFKDELEADTGLRPTWAVEAFREVKDSVRTSLARLRHSVFLPYKDNIRGFVYDVHNGALHEVLSPGQG from the coding sequence CTGACCGCCATCGACGAGCTGCTCGAACGCAATGCCGCACTGGTCGACCGGACCCGCGGGGACCGGTCCTCGGCCAGCCCTTCGCTGCACATCGCCGTGCTGACATGCATGGACGCCCGGATCCGGGTGTTCGAGCTGTTCGGGCTGCAACAGGGTGAGGCGCACGTGCTGCGCAACGGCGGCGGCGTGGTGACCGACGACGTCATCCGGTCGCTCGCGCTGAGCCAGCGCAAGCTGGGCACCCGGGAGATCATGCTGGTCCAGCACACGTCGTGCGGGTTGTCGATGACCACCGACGACGAGTTCAAGGACGAGCTGGAGGCCGACACCGGCCTGCGCCCGACCTGGGCCGTCGAGGCTTTCCGCGAGGTCAAGGACAGTGTCCGCACCTCGCTTGCCCGGCTTCGGCACAGCGTTTTCCTGCCGTACAAGGACAACATCCGCGGCTTCGTCTACGACGTGCACAACGGTGCCCTGCACGAGGTGTTGTCACCCGGCCAGGGATAA